The proteins below come from a single Miscanthus floridulus cultivar M001 chromosome 1, ASM1932011v1, whole genome shotgun sequence genomic window:
- the LOC136496597 gene encoding uncharacterized protein yields MNTTQKANSVEQDAKVLKQASQFKRWGRKHPFVRYGLPLISLTVFGAVGLAHLIQGSKEVTKEKEDIEWEVVETTKALSRTGPVEGAYKPKKLPLEDELKALQQKVDINSYDYKPIPRPNEK; encoded by the exons atgaatacaaCTCAGAAAGCTAATTCAGTGGAACAAGATGCTAAGGTTTTGAAACAGGCCTCACAGTTCAAAAGGTGGGGGCGAAAACATCCATTTGTTCGGTATGGGTTACCACTCATTTCCTTGACAGTGTTTGGTGCAGTCGGACTTGCTCATCTTATACAGGGCAG CAAAGAAGTGACAAAGGAAAAGGAGGATATAGAATGGGAGGTTGTAGAAACAACAAAAGCtctaagccgaacagggccagtgGAAGGAGCCTATAAGCCTAAGAAGCTCCCTCTAGAGGATGAACTGAAG GCTTTGCAGCAAAAGGTTGACATAAACAGCTACGACTACAAGCCCATCCCAAGACCC